A region from the Mya arenaria isolate MELC-2E11 chromosome 2, ASM2691426v1 genome encodes:
- the LOC128204059 gene encoding uncharacterized protein LOC128204059 produces MKFAVVFMCLMPFVLSASVNERFIESLLGGYDILDLAKQLLGQFGTDETEAQCESTFCPELVNKIDGHNPLITSLLCAAVCKEAQVLAQNYVTTAIPIGGK; encoded by the exons ATGAAATTCGCCGTCGTGTTTATGTGCCTGATGCCGTTCGTGCTCAGTGCCAGTGTCAACGAGAGGTTTATCGAGAGCCTGCTGGGTGGATACGACA TCCTAGATTTGGCCAAGCAGCTCCTTGGTCAGTTTGGTACTGACGAAACCGAGGCTCAATGTGAATCTACTTTCTGCCCTGAACTTGTGAACAAAATTGACGGACACAACCCACTGATCACAAGCCTGTTATGTGCTGCTGTCTGCAAAGA GGCACAGGTTCTCGCACAAAACTACGTTACAACCGCTATCCCAATTGGTGGGAAATAG